From a single Macadamia integrifolia cultivar HAES 741 unplaced genomic scaffold, SCU_Mint_v3 scaffold3729, whole genome shotgun sequence genomic region:
- the LOC122068332 gene encoding protein DETOXIFICATION 40-like codes for HDPIGESSRIASAASVFVYGLIPQIFAYAVNFPIQKFLQAQSIVAPSAYISTVTLFLHMLLSWVAVYKIGLGLFGASLFLSLSWWVMVVAQFVYIVKSEKCEKTWTGFSMEAFSGLFDFFKLSASSAVMLCLEIWYFQILVLLAGLLKNPQLSLDSLSIWD; via the coding sequence CATGACCCCATAGGTGAATCATCAAGGATCGCATCAGCCGCTTCGGTGTTCGTCTACGGTCTGATCCCTCAGATATTCGCCTACGCAGTCAATTTCCCTATTCAGAAATTCTTGCAAGCACAGAGTATTGTGGCCCCCAGTGCTTATATATCAACGGTGACACTGTTTCTGCATATGTTACTAAGCTGGGTTGCGGTGTACAAGATCGGGCTTGGTTTGTTTGGGGCTTCGTTGTTTCTAAGTTTGTCGTGGTGGGTTATGGTGGTGGCTCAGTTTGTTTATATAGTGAAGAGTGAGAAGTGTGAGAAGACTTGGACTGGGTTTTCAATGGAAGCTTTCTCTggactttttgatttttttaagcTATCGGCGTCGTCGGCGGTGATGTTGTGTTTGGAGATTTGGTATTTTCAGATACTGGTTTTGCTTGCTGGGTTGTTGAAGAACCCTCAGTTGTCTTTGGATTCTCTCTCTATCTGGGATTGA